From Pirellulales bacterium:
CACGCATGGCTTACCCTCCGCCGCGCGCTGGCGAACGAGCCCGGCGATTTCGGCGGCCACCGCCACGCTCGCCTGCTCAGCTTGGGTATAGGCCCGAGTGGGAATTCGTTCGCTGCGCGGAATCGAATCATGCATGTCCGCTCTCCTGAAACCGCTGCTATTCTGCGGTATGGCTCGTTTCACGGCAAGGGAGCGATCTCACCGGGAGGCTGTAGACTCGCGGCCTTTTGAAACGCGGAGCGAAGTTCGACCTGATGAAGCTTGGCCCATTCAAGGACCATGTTCAACGCTCGTGAGGGCAATTGGCCATCGATGATCGCTAACGCGTCGATGTCGATCTTCGCTGAATCGCCGCTATAGGCGGCGTGGAAGTGCGGCGGCGGATGATCGCTGTAGTAAATCTGGATGACGATCCCATAGAACCGCGAAACTTCAGGCATGAGATAAACGCCCTTGGAGCGCGGGAAACACGTCCTCGGGTCGTTTGCCGGTCATCTCTAGAAAAAGTGCGTCAGGACAGAGATCGATTTCGCCGGGCCACTCAACCGCTCCGCTATCGGTCACCGACACCGATTCAAACACAGCAGGCGCGTTCCACGCCGCGAACGCTCCTTTTCCTACAAGCGATGATAAATCAACGATGCCGCTTTCACCGCCGGCGTACCTTAGTTCGAGCCGGAAACCCGGCAATGCCTTCGCGCTGATGATTCTCATGTCGATATTATCCGAGGCAGCGTGCGGGCAGTCAAACCCTGCACGCCGCGTTGAAGCTGTCACGTGCAGCTCCTCCGATTCGGCGGAGGGTCGCCGATTCCGCGAGTTTTATGGGATACACCGCGTGACGAATGTTATGCGAAGTCGGCCGCCCCGCCCCGCGTCACGGCTGCAGGTCAGGAACGCCGATCGCACGGCCGTATTCAGTCACCATCTGCTCGGGCGTGGCGTTGTATGAATCTTTTAGGCTCTCTTGCCATGTCTTGCCTTCTTTAATCCCGTCGATGAAGGCGACGTACTTCTTTTGGTCTGCCCGCACCATGAACGTCGTAAGACTCGACGCGATGCCATAGCTGTTGGGGATTTGGATTATCTGATCGGAGTCGAAAATGCCCTGTACGCTGTGCGAGGCCCGCATGGTGAGCAGTGACGCTCGCTCTTTTCTTTGAACGGCGCCGCTGGCGGGGACCAACGTCTCGCCGATCCATTCGGCCATTCCCTCGTTGACCCACGACGGAAGCAGTCGCGGCGTTCGATAGCGAAAGATAAACCCGTGGCTCGTTTCATGCACCAACATTTGCGCGAAGTCATTCCGATCGTTTCCCCGATAACAGGCCATCACCACTCGGCCGTCGGTGCGCTGGTGACAGATCCCGAAGTAGCCTTCCCGAGCCGCGCCGAAGAATGTTCGCTCGAAATCCTGGAACTGCGATTTTTCGATGAAGGCCACGACGAGGCATTTCCCGCGCCACACCGGCGTTCCCTTCTTGATGCCGTACATGCCGCTCAGCATGTCGTACATGCGATCCAGACTCGCCACATAGGGGCCGACCTGATCGCGGGGAATATTGGAGCAGAAGGTGAATTCGGCCGTCTCGTAAACTTCCACGTCGGGAATCATCGACTTGATTTTCTCGACCTGCTTGCGATTCTCCTCGATCGTTGCTTCGTGTTCCTCGTTGGTAAGCTCCGGCCAGGGCTGCGCGCGATGCTTTAACGCCCGAGCGACCCATTGGGAGCGGAACTCGGCGGCCGCCTTGGCTTCTTTCTCGGCCTTCAAGTCGCGCGCCGATTTCTTATCGACCGGCGCTTCGTACATTTTTTCTCGGCCGATCGCGAGCGAACGGATCGAACCGAATTCGATGGCGAGCGGCTTGCTTGCCTCGTCCGTTTCGACGCGAAGTATCTTGGGCGGGCCGGAGGTCCCAGCGCGATCGAGCCTGAGCAATTTGCAGCGGATATACGACTTGCCCGATCGCAATTCGATATCGAGCCGCTGCTCCTGCTGCTTCGCGACTTCTAGTCGCGAGGCAAGCTCGACAGGCGTGAGCCCCCCGGGAGTGGCCGAGGCGATCTTCGAGTCGGATCCCAAAGGCGCCGCGCTGGATCCGTCAGGATCCTTGCCCAGCGATCGAGACGAAACGACGATCGATCCGAGCAAAATCGGTAGTATGATCGGCCAGAATCGCCAGAAAAAAATCCGTCGCATGGTTGTCTCGCCCGTGACTCGGCAGATTGACAACACACTATAGCAGAATCACGAGCGGGTTGAAAAAGGGGTCAGAACGTCAGAACGATTCAATAAATCGTTCTGACGTTCTGACCCCTTTTCTAATAGATCACGCCGATCCGCGCCAGCAGAGTGCTCGGCGGATCGAACGACGGCGTGCTGCTGGCGTAGGAGACATGGCGGGCGAAGACGTAGCCATATTCGATGCGGAAACCGAGACCGCTGTTGGTCGGGATTTGCTCCATCCCGTTGATGACCCGCCAGTCTTCGATATCGACGACGTCGTTTGCCCCGTCGGCGCGGCGGATCGCCCATTCGCCGCCGCCGAATTCGGCCGCGAAATACCACCATCGCTCGAAGCCTTCGCCGATCCAGAACCGATGGGCGATTCGCGGCCGCGGCGGCACGAGTTCGAACCGCGTGCTCTCCTCGGGCACCCAAATCAGTCCGGCCAGCGGAACCCAATGCACATCGACGCGGTCAAGGTACGCCGCCCCGATTCCCACCAGGAAATTCGGCGCGAAGCGATAGCCGAGGGCAAAATAATACGGCAGGCGATAAGCCGTGTTCTGATCGTTCGAGCCGTCGTAGTGACAGCCGGGCTGGACGCCGACGTCGAACATGATTGTGCTCGATAGTTTGCCAGCCCAAGCGATTTGCAAAGTGGCGTCGTACAGCTTTGCCGGCAAGTCCGGTGAATTCGGACCATCGACGAAGTGCGCCTGGGCGTCCGGCGATATCAGAAAGGCCGATTCGGGCGAGAGCGGAAACGGAATGGCAACCGTGGAATTCAAATCGAAATCGGTGAAGCCGACTCCCGTTTGCCGGCCGTGCCGCGGAAGGAAAGTGGCGTCGAATTCCACCCGCTGAACGGGCCGATTGCGGAAGCCGCTGAGCAGCGGATCGGGAGGCTGAACGTTTGGGACCAACAGGTCGTTATCGATCACGACGGGCTGGTTGACGTCGCCCGGCAACATATAGCTCTCGCACGCGCCGCCGACTCGTACCGACCGCAACTGCTCCGGCAGCTCGACCCCCGGCGTGGAATACGCGGACCCCGACACGTCGGTGTCGTAGAGCCGCGGCGATTCCGTGGCTCGCACGGGGGCCGGCAGGCTCATGCCAAGCGCGGCTGCGACCGCCAAGAAGAGCGTTTGCCGAAGAGCGCCTAACAAATCCGGCTGAGAGAAGGGGACAGTCCCCGTTTTTACTGCGCGGACTCCGCGAAAAAGGGGACAGTCCCCGCCGGATTTGTCAGGCGCTCTGAGTAACCGGCAGCGTGCGTGAGAGTGCGTCATGCTTGGCGGCCGGGTTCAATTGCTTCCAATCGCGGTTCGCTTCCAGGACGGAACGACGCGCATTTAGTACGAGATCCCGCCGCGAACGAAGACCGCGTTGCGCAGGTCGAGTTGGGATGGAGGGAAGTGGCGGTAATACAGCTCTCGGTCGAATGCGCCGCCGGCTTCGAGATAACCGCGCAAGGCCGTCGCGCTCCCTTCGGGCACCCACTCGATGCCGACCGACGTCTCGATGTCGTCGTAGTCGAATTGATCGGTGTTTCCATTGGCGCGTCGAATCGTCCAGGTGCCGCCGCCGTATTCGGCCGTCGTGTACCACCACAATTGATACGTGCCGGTCGTGGTGAGGCGGTGCGTGTATTTCGGCCGCGGGAAGAAGAACTCCCAGCGCGTATCGGGATCGGGGGTGTAGAAAATGCCTCCCGCCGGCAACAGCTTGATGTGGATCCGATCGATGTAGACCACGCCCAGCTTGAACTGGATGGCGGGGCTATAGTTGACCACGCCGAGCCCGCGCCCCATGACGCGAATGCTCTCCGTGTTGAACGTGTGAAAGTCGGTGTAGGCCCCGACGCGAACTCCCAACTCGGCGCTGAACCACGTGGAAACTTGCGGGTCCCAAGCGGTGTCGAGATAGGCGTCGTACGTCTGCGCCGGCAGATCGGCGCTGCCGGGGCCGTTCGATGGCGGACCGTCCCAAAGGTGCAGGCCGAAGCCGGGCGTCAGCAGAATGGGATTGGTGCTCCAGCCGGGCGGAATTGCAAAGGTGGCGGAGGTTTCGATGTCGTTGAACGCGACGCGGCGATTCCCCTGGTCGTATAGGTAGGTCTCCTGCAGGCGGATTTCCTGAAAGAAGCGGGTCCAACCGTTGATCGTCTCGAGCGGATTGCCGAGCGGCCCGCCCGGCCCGGAATAGGTCGGCGTGCCGTTGGGATAGATATAGCCTGGCGTCGTCGGCGCCGGGGTGTAGTACGGATTGGGCGCCGCATAGGGGCCGGGCGTCGCATAGGCCGGCGGCGGCGAGTAGGGGACCGCGCCCGGCGCGGCGTACGTCGCACCCGGCTGCGGCAGCCCCTGATCGGCGTAAGGGTCCCAACTCGGCGTGATGGGCTGGCCGCCTGAGATCGCCGGCGGCGCCATATCAGTACCAGGCGGTTGCGTAAGCTGCGTGGGGAAAAGAATACGTTGTTGGGCCGAAGCCCGCGCAGCCGGCATCGCCATCACGACGGCCAACAGAGCGCAGCAGCAACGTAGCGTCTTCGAGGCCATGGCCAACGCGGACAGAAGGGACGAAGGATTGCCGAGCGGCAAGAATGGGGAAAAGTTTCGGCGGTGGAATACCAAGAGCCGGCGTTTGCGTCAAGAGCAGCCGAAAATGATCGTCATTTTTGCCGCCGACGGCCGGTCGGGCTGTGATTGACAATTACCGCGCCAGAGGTATCTTAAACTATTGTCGGACGGACAATTTGGTTAGGGTCATGACTGCCCATCGCACGCGATTTTCGCGCTCGCTGGGCTTTTTTATTGGACTCACGCATGCTGCGCCGCTTGTGCAAGCTGGCGGGAGGCAGAACCGGCTTTTGGGTCGTCCGACCACGCTTAAATCCCGCGGCCTGCTTTCCACCGTTCGGCTGGCAACCGCTCACAGCATCCCCCAACGCTACCGCACTCTAAAGGAGTCTGCGCATGGCCACGATTCAAGAGCCCATGACGGCCACCATGGATGAAAGGGAATTGCTCTCCGCCCTGACGGCGCTTAAGAGGGGCGATTTTTCCGCCCGGCTTCCCCTGGAATGGACCGGTCTGGCGGGAAAAATCGCCGACGCCTTTAACGAGGTGATCGAACTCAACGAGCGGATGGCCAATGAATTGGATCGCGTCAGCCGGGTCGTCGGCAAGGAAGGAAAGATTTCGGAGCGGGCATCGCTGGGGGATGTCAGCGGATCGTGGGCCGATTCGATCGCCTCGGTCAACGCGTTGGTGAGCGATCTGGTGCATCCGACGCGAGAGACGGCCCGCGTGATCGGGGCCGTCGCCAAGGGGGACCTGTCGCAGACGATGGCGCTCGAGATCGACGATCGGCCGCTGGAAGGGGAATTCCTGCGGACCGCCAAGACCGTCAACAAAATGGTCGATCAGCTTGGCTCGTTCGCCTCGGAAGTGACGCGCGTGGCACGCGAAGTGGGCACCGAAGGGAAGCTCGGCGGGCAGGCGAAGGTCAAGGGCGTGGCCGGCACCTGGAAGGACCTCACCGACAACGTCAATCTCATGGCCGGCAATCTCACCGGCCAGGTCCGCAACATCGCCACGGTGACGACGGCCGTGGCCAACGGCGACCTCACGAAAAAGATCACCGTCGACGTGAAGGGGGAATTCCTCGAACTCAAAGACACCATCAATACGATGGTCGATCAGTTGCGGTCGTTCGCCTCGGAAGTGACCCGCGTGGCCCGCGAAGTCGGCACCGAAGGCAAGCTGGGCGGCCAGGCCAAGGTCGAAGGCGTGTCGGGCACCTGGAAGGACCTGACCGACAATGTGAACTCGATGGCCGGGAATCTCACCGGGCAGGTCCGCAATATCGCGGCGGTTACAACGGCCGTGG
This genomic window contains:
- a CDS encoding DUF4160 domain-containing protein yields the protein MPEVSRFYGIVIQIYYSDHPPPHFHAAYSGDSAKIDIDALAIIDGQLPSRALNMVLEWAKLHQVELRSAFQKAASLQPPGEIAPLP
- a CDS encoding DUF2442 domain-containing protein, which encodes MTASTRRAGFDCPHAASDNIDMRIISAKALPGFRLELRYAGGESGIVDLSSLVGKGAFAAWNAPAVFESVSVTDSGAVEWPGEIDLCPDALFLEMTGKRPEDVFPALQGRLSHA